Proteins encoded within one genomic window of Geotalea daltonii FRC-32:
- the folP gene encoding dihydropteroate synthase: MADFPLSWSIGRRTIDLSGRPCVMGILNVTPDSFSDGNSFFSYEKAVARALEMEAQGADIIDIGGESTRPNAPPVSEQEELNRVIPVVEALAGRLKIPISIDTYKASVAEAALAAGAEIINDISGLTFDSRMAEVVASAGAGLIVMHTRGTPQEMQLNTTYGDIIAEVSAALRSSLKLAEDAGIPAGRIIIDPGVGFGKDMEGNLEIIRRLSEFSELGRPVLLAASRKTFIGKITGKEPAERLFGTAAVVAVAIYNGAALVRVHDVLEMRDVADMAGALYGKRN; encoded by the coding sequence ATGGCTGATTTCCCGCTTTCCTGGTCCATCGGCAGACGCACCATCGACCTTTCCGGACGACCTTGTGTCATGGGTATCCTCAATGTCACCCCCGATTCCTTTTCAGACGGCAACAGCTTCTTCAGTTATGAAAAAGCTGTTGCCAGAGCACTGGAAATGGAAGCCCAGGGGGCCGACATCATCGACATCGGCGGTGAAAGTACCCGTCCCAATGCGCCGCCGGTAAGCGAGCAGGAAGAGCTGAACCGGGTTATCCCTGTGGTTGAAGCGCTGGCTGGCCGTCTTAAAATTCCCATCTCCATCGATACCTACAAGGCTTCCGTTGCCGAGGCTGCATTGGCAGCGGGGGCCGAAATCATTAACGATATCAGTGGTCTCACCTTCGACAGCCGTATGGCAGAGGTCGTTGCTTCAGCCGGTGCCGGACTGATCGTCATGCACACCAGGGGGACCCCCCAGGAAATGCAGCTGAATACTACCTATGGAGATATTATTGCCGAGGTTTCGGCTGCGCTGCGCTCGTCTCTTAAACTGGCTGAGGATGCCGGAATCCCGGCAGGACGGATCATCATCGATCCCGGAGTCGGTTTCGGCAAGGACATGGAGGGAAACCTGGAGATCATTCGCCGCCTAAGCGAATTTTCAGAGCTTGGCCGTCCTGTTCTTCTGGCTGCCTCCCGAAAGACCTTTATCGGCAAGATCACCGGCAAGGAACCGGCTGAACGTCTTTTCGGCACTGCTGCTGTAGTCGCTGTCGCCATTTACAACGGTGCTGCCCTTGTCCGGGTGCACGATGTCCTGGAAATGCGCGATGTTGCCGATATGGCCGGTGCGCTTTATGGGAAAAGAAACTGA
- the ftsH gene encoding ATP-dependent zinc metalloprotease FtsH — protein sequence MNQFYKNLALWLVISLMMILLFNLINKPKPSQEKLDYSDFIESVETGKIKNVDKRVASVTIQGNEIIGKFADGKEFRSYKPADAKLTDLLLAKKIPVNARPEEEKFSWFSIFISWFPIIFLVGVWIFFMRQMQGGGGKAMAFGKSRAKLLTEAQGRVTFEDVAGIEEAKEELEEIISFLKEPKKFTKLGGRIPKGVLLMGPPGTGKTLLARAIAGEAGVPFFSISGSDFVEMFVGVGASRVRDLFVQGKKSAPCIIFIDEIDAVGRHRGAGLGGGHDEREQTLNQLLVEMDGFESNEGVILIAATNRPDVLDPALLRPGRFDRQVVVPRPDVKGREAILKVHTKKTPLGPNIDLAVIARGTPGFSGADLSNVVNEAALLAARKDKSVVDMQDFDDAKDKVLMGVERRSMVISDEEKKNTAYHEAGHTLVAKLIPGTDPVHKVSIIPRGRALGVTMQLPIEDKHSYSRESLLDRIAVLLGGRVAEEIIFSSMTTGAGNDIERATEIARKMICEWGMSEKLGPVSFGKKDEQIFLGREMSTHKNYSEATAVEIDVEIRRIIDDNYGRVYKLLSDNIDTLHKLSLELIEKENLSGDEVDRIIRSDAPVQATPEVTPA from the coding sequence TTGAATCAGTTTTATAAAAACCTGGCCCTTTGGCTTGTCATAAGCCTGATGATGATTCTGTTGTTCAATCTGATCAACAAGCCAAAACCATCCCAGGAAAAGTTAGACTACAGTGATTTCATAGAATCTGTGGAGACCGGCAAGATCAAGAATGTGGATAAGCGGGTGGCCAGCGTTACCATCCAGGGCAACGAGATCATCGGCAAGTTCGCTGACGGCAAGGAATTCCGCAGCTACAAACCGGCCGACGCCAAGCTGACCGACCTCCTCCTAGCGAAAAAGATTCCGGTCAACGCGCGACCTGAAGAAGAGAAATTCTCCTGGTTCTCGATATTTATTTCCTGGTTCCCCATCATCTTCCTCGTGGGAGTATGGATTTTCTTCATGCGCCAGATGCAGGGGGGCGGCGGCAAGGCCATGGCCTTCGGCAAGAGCCGCGCCAAGCTCCTGACTGAAGCCCAGGGTAGGGTCACGTTCGAAGATGTGGCCGGCATTGAAGAGGCCAAGGAAGAACTGGAAGAGATCATTTCCTTTCTCAAGGAGCCGAAAAAATTCACCAAGCTTGGTGGCCGTATTCCCAAAGGGGTCCTTCTCATGGGACCTCCGGGTACCGGTAAAACCCTGCTCGCTAGAGCCATAGCCGGGGAGGCGGGGGTACCTTTCTTCTCCATTTCCGGTTCCGACTTTGTGGAAATGTTCGTCGGTGTCGGCGCCAGCCGGGTCCGCGACCTGTTTGTCCAAGGCAAGAAGAGCGCTCCCTGCATTATCTTCATCGATGAGATCGATGCCGTCGGCCGTCACCGCGGCGCCGGTCTCGGGGGAGGGCACGACGAGCGCGAGCAGACCCTGAATCAGCTCCTGGTGGAGATGGACGGCTTTGAATCAAACGAAGGAGTTATTCTCATCGCTGCCACCAACCGACCCGATGTCCTCGATCCGGCACTGCTTCGCCCCGGGCGCTTCGATCGGCAGGTGGTGGTGCCCCGCCCGGATGTGAAAGGGCGCGAGGCGATCCTCAAGGTCCATACCAAGAAAACACCCCTTGGCCCCAACATCGACCTGGCGGTCATTGCCAGGGGTACTCCCGGGTTCTCCGGAGCCGATCTTTCAAACGTGGTCAACGAGGCAGCTCTGCTCGCCGCCCGCAAGGATAAAAGCGTCGTCGACATGCAGGACTTCGACGATGCCAAGGACAAGGTCCTGATGGGGGTAGAGCGGCGCAGCATGGTCATTTCCGATGAGGAAAAGAAAAACACTGCCTACCATGAGGCCGGACATACCCTGGTGGCGAAACTCATCCCCGGTACAGATCCGGTGCACAAGGTGTCCATAATTCCACGGGGCAGGGCGCTTGGCGTTACCATGCAGCTGCCCATAGAGGACAAGCACAGCTATTCACGGGAGTCGCTGCTGGACCGCATCGCCGTTCTCCTTGGCGGCCGGGTGGCAGAAGAAATTATCTTCAGTTCCATGACCACCGGCGCCGGCAATGATATCGAACGGGCTACGGAGATTGCCCGGAAGATGATCTGTGAATGGGGCATGAGCGAAAAGCTTGGGCCGGTCAGTTTCGGCAAGAAAGACGAACAGATCTTCCTTGGCCGCGAAATGTCCACCCACAAGAATTACAGTGAAGCGACAGCGGTTGAAATCGACGTGGAGATCAGGCGCATCATCGACGACAACTACGGCCGGGTGTACAAGCTGCTTTCCGACAACATCGATACTCTGCACAAATTGTCCCTGGAACTTATCGAAAAGGAAAACCTGAGTGGCGATGAGGTTGACCGGATCATTCGGTCGGACGCGCCGGTACAGGCCACACCCGAGGTGACCCCTGCATAA
- the glmM gene encoding phosphoglucosamine mutase, with the protein MKKLFGTDGVRGVANVYPMTTEMAMQIGRAAAHIFRNGKSRHRIVIGKDTRLSGYMIENALVAGICSMGVDVLQVGPLPTPGIANITSSMRADAGVVISASHNPFQDNGIKFFCRDGFKLPDEMELRIEELIFSGDMDSMRPIANEVGKAYRIDDAAGRFVVFLKSTFPKDMDLSGLKIVLDCANGAAYKVAPAVFEELGAEVIAIGVKPNGTNINAGCGSLHPEVISAAVKEHGADLGIALDGDADRVIFVDEFGNEVNGDNIMAICATDMLQKGTLNKQTLVATVMSNMGLDIAVKRAGGRVIKTAVGDRYVVEEMQKGGYNLGGEQSGHMIFLDHNTTGDGILSALQVLAVMQRQGKRLSELAEVMFALPQVLVNVRVAEKRDVMTIPAVAGLIGDIEAKVKDEGRILIRYSGTEPLLRIMLEGQDKYQISGWAKEIADLVEKNIGGSKVG; encoded by the coding sequence ATGAAAAAACTTTTCGGCACGGATGGCGTCAGGGGGGTGGCCAATGTTTACCCGATGACAACGGAAATGGCCATGCAGATTGGCAGGGCAGCCGCACATATTTTCAGGAACGGCAAGAGCAGGCACAGGATTGTTATCGGCAAGGATACCCGGCTTTCCGGCTACATGATTGAAAATGCACTGGTCGCAGGCATATGCTCCATGGGCGTGGATGTGCTTCAGGTGGGACCCCTTCCTACCCCCGGCATTGCCAACATTACCTCTTCCATGCGGGCCGATGCCGGGGTGGTTATTTCCGCATCCCACAATCCTTTTCAGGACAACGGCATCAAGTTCTTTTGCCGTGACGGTTTCAAACTGCCCGATGAAATGGAACTGCGCATCGAAGAGCTCATTTTTTCCGGAGACATGGACTCCATGCGCCCCATTGCCAACGAAGTGGGTAAGGCATACCGCATCGACGACGCCGCCGGGCGATTCGTTGTCTTCCTCAAGAGCACCTTTCCCAAGGATATGGACCTCTCCGGCCTGAAGATCGTTCTCGATTGCGCCAACGGTGCTGCCTACAAGGTTGCCCCTGCCGTTTTCGAGGAACTTGGGGCCGAAGTGATCGCCATCGGCGTCAAGCCAAACGGCACCAACATCAATGCCGGCTGCGGCTCCCTGCACCCGGAGGTGATCAGCGCAGCGGTGAAAGAACATGGCGCCGACCTGGGGATTGCCCTGGACGGCGATGCGGACCGGGTCATATTCGTCGATGAATTCGGCAATGAGGTGAATGGCGACAACATCATGGCCATCTGCGCTACCGACATGCTGCAGAAGGGTACGCTGAACAAACAGACACTTGTGGCTACGGTCATGAGCAATATGGGGCTGGACATTGCCGTGAAAAGAGCAGGGGGGCGGGTAATAAAGACCGCTGTCGGCGACCGCTACGTGGTGGAAGAGATGCAGAAGGGTGGCTATAACCTCGGGGGCGAGCAGTCGGGCCACATGATCTTCCTCGACCACAATACCACCGGTGACGGCATCCTGTCCGCCCTCCAGGTGCTGGCGGTGATGCAGCGCCAGGGCAAGCGCCTTTCCGAGCTGGCCGAAGTAATGTTTGCCCTGCCCCAGGTGTTGGTAAATGTGCGGGTGGCGGAAAAGCGTGATGTGATGACCATCCCTGCAGTGGCCGGCCTCATCGGCGACATCGAAGCAAAGGTAAAGGACGAGGGGAGAATTCTTATCCGTTACTCCGGCACCGAACCGCTGTTGCGCATCATGCTGGAGGGGCAGGATAAGTACCAGATTTCCGGCTGGGCCAAAGAGATAGCCGATCTGGTTGAAAAGAACATTGGAGGAAGTAAAGTTGGCTAG
- the cdaA gene encoding diadenylate cyclase CdaA, with amino-acid sequence MTEFPQNLSLILQTLDIALAAFVIYRLSLLINGALAVRILASLSLLLIFSMAARLAGLHTVHLLLKAVIASSFVALVVIFQTDIRLAFATMNRGRQGKEREVEEVDSIIEELATAAESLAGRQIGALIVIERSMSIDNFIAVGTDIDAKVTSELISSIFLPYSPIHDGAVIIQKGKLTRAGCFLPLTQNPDISKNLGTRHRAAIGLTELVDAVVLVVSEETGSISLVVGGHKSDDLDSITLRKVLRKLIEPRWLS; translated from the coding sequence ATGACGGAATTTCCGCAAAATTTGAGCCTTATACTACAGACACTGGATATCGCACTTGCAGCCTTCGTCATCTACAGGCTAAGCCTGCTCATTAACGGCGCACTGGCAGTACGAATCCTCGCAAGCCTCTCCCTGCTTCTTATTTTCTCCATGGCCGCACGCCTTGCCGGCCTGCATACCGTGCACCTGCTGCTGAAGGCCGTAATTGCCTCCTCCTTCGTTGCTCTCGTTGTGATTTTCCAGACGGATATCAGGCTGGCGTTCGCTACCATGAATCGGGGACGCCAGGGGAAAGAGCGGGAAGTGGAAGAGGTGGATTCCATTATCGAAGAACTGGCCACTGCTGCAGAGTCTCTCGCCGGCAGGCAGATCGGTGCATTGATAGTCATCGAGCGGTCCATGTCCATTGACAATTTCATTGCCGTAGGCACCGACATCGACGCCAAGGTCACCAGCGAACTGATTTCTTCCATATTTCTCCCCTATTCTCCCATTCATGATGGTGCGGTGATCATCCAGAAGGGGAAGCTGACCAGGGCCGGCTGCTTTCTGCCTCTGACCCAGAACCCGGACATCAGCAAGAACCTGGGGACCAGGCACAGGGCCGCCATCGGCCTGACTGAGCTGGTGGATGCCGTTGTGCTGGTCGTGTCGGAAGAAACGGGATCCATTTCGCTTGTCGTCGGGGGGCACAAATCGGATGATCTGGACTCCATCACTCTCCGTAAGGTGTTGCGCAAGCTCATAGAACCCAGGTGGCTGTCATGA
- a CDS encoding pyridoxine 5'-phosphate synthase: protein MARLGVNIDHVATIRQARGGAEPDPVAAAAIAELAGADGITIHLREDRRHIQDRDLRLLRQTIKTRLNLEMAATDEMVSIALSVKPDMCTLVPEKRQELTTEGGLDVRLHLDAIRGAVQKLQDGGLIVSLFIDPDTDQIKAADKSGADYIEIHTGAFAEASDWKAEQEELKKIENAIKLAGKLGLGVNAGHGLNYSNIRKVAALGGIEEYNIGHSIISKAVLVGLDRAVRDMVDLVKYS, encoded by the coding sequence TTGGCTAGACTCGGAGTGAATATCGACCATGTGGCAACCATCCGCCAGGCAAGAGGGGGAGCAGAACCGGACCCGGTGGCTGCAGCTGCCATTGCCGAGCTGGCCGGCGCCGACGGCATCACCATTCATCTGCGCGAAGATCGCCGCCACATCCAGGACCGGGACTTGCGTCTTCTGCGTCAGACGATCAAGACCCGCCTGAACCTGGAAATGGCCGCCACCGACGAAATGGTTTCCATCGCCCTTTCCGTCAAGCCGGACATGTGTACCCTGGTACCGGAAAAACGCCAGGAACTCACCACTGAAGGCGGTCTCGATGTACGGCTCCACCTAGATGCAATCAGGGGCGCAGTGCAGAAACTCCAGGATGGAGGGCTCATCGTGAGCCTCTTCATCGACCCCGATACCGATCAGATCAAGGCCGCCGACAAGAGCGGCGCCGATTACATCGAGATACATACCGGCGCTTTTGCCGAGGCGTCCGATTGGAAAGCAGAGCAGGAAGAGTTGAAAAAGATCGAAAATGCCATCAAGCTGGCCGGAAAGCTGGGCTTGGGAGTCAACGCCGGCCACGGGCTCAATTACAGCAACATCAGGAAGGTTGCCGCACTTGGGGGGATCGAAGAGTACAACATCGGTCACTCCATCATTTCAAAGGCAGTGCTGGTGGGGTTGGATCGGGCGGTTAGAGACATGGTCGACCTGGTCAAATATTCGTGA
- a CDS encoding CRISPR-associated helicase/endonuclease Cas3: MRHDSQYVARYRDSDGMPQSVQDHLEGVSTLAASYTGKIGLPTIGELMGLLHDLGKYSAAFQSYLQSSEGKIEPDEEEYVDAGRMKGKIDHSTAGAQYLREQGKKDSRFWQIATDIMALCIASHHSGLIDCLASDGADVFTKRMQKPGDKTHFAEVDRNLEEQVRNRVQALLTSTQIENEMRRLLERLGKDMPSLEIGQFMLGFLTRFLFSALIDADRLNSAERKPANKPDWQPLIDLLEIHLAGFTVRNRIDEIRADISESCLQSAARGKGLIQLTVPTGGGKTLASLRFALHHAAKHGMDRIIYVVPYTSIIDQNARVARSVFAALEKNGRQIVLEHHSNLTPEQDTNESKLLAENWNVPIIYTTAVQFLETLFAAGTRGVRRLHQLANAVIIFDEIQTIPIRTIHLFNNAINFMVGQCGSTVVFCTATQPILDRVDPKKGAARLASDAEMMPNVGELFRDLHRARIEDHCKDTGWTEEAVAETALQELESSGSVLIIVNKKTQAKALYQRLHDKLDHVYHLSTSMCPAHRTAILDKVKACLNPENPLPVICISTQLIEAGVDVDFGTVIRYLAGLDSIAQAAGRCNRNGLRKIGRVLIVNPANEGLDRLPEIRNAQDVTKRVLREFKDNPDFFNRDLQSPKSLERYYDYYFFQRAGEMDFPVSDRDIRNMPRQRDTLLNLLSKNEDSVQIYLNEHKQAPSLYLRQSFMSAARAFKAIDSPSQGVIVPYGAGERIIADLSASGFDDKGRLLKEAQRYSVNLFPYELEKLKEQRRLYEVWSGSGIYCLDERHYSEEFGVSMEPVADMKLLIVSGGDNEEPY; this comes from the coding sequence TTGAGGCATGACAGTCAATATGTCGCCAGGTATCGTGATTCCGATGGAATGCCGCAAAGTGTGCAAGATCACCTTGAAGGTGTTTCCACGCTCGCCGCGAGCTATACCGGCAAAATAGGGCTTCCGACTATAGGTGAGCTAATGGGGCTGCTTCATGATCTTGGCAAGTACTCAGCGGCCTTCCAGTCCTATCTCCAATCCTCAGAAGGGAAGATTGAGCCGGACGAGGAGGAGTATGTCGATGCCGGTCGGATGAAAGGCAAAATTGACCATTCCACAGCCGGGGCTCAGTATCTGCGTGAACAGGGAAAGAAGGATTCCCGGTTTTGGCAGATAGCCACGGACATCATGGCGCTTTGCATTGCATCGCACCATTCCGGATTGATCGACTGTCTTGCGTCTGATGGTGCGGATGTGTTCACAAAGCGTATGCAAAAGCCTGGAGATAAGACTCATTTCGCTGAAGTGGATCGGAATCTGGAAGAACAGGTGCGAAACCGTGTTCAGGCTTTACTGACTTCAACTCAGATAGAAAATGAAATGCGTCGTCTCCTTGAACGGCTTGGTAAAGACATGCCTTCTCTGGAAATCGGTCAGTTCATGCTCGGCTTCCTGACGCGCTTTCTCTTCAGTGCTTTGATCGATGCAGACCGTCTGAATTCAGCGGAGCGTAAACCTGCAAATAAACCCGATTGGCAACCACTGATAGACTTACTCGAAATCCATCTTGCAGGTTTTACGGTCAGAAATCGGATAGATGAGATCAGGGCTGATATTTCCGAATCATGCCTGCAATCTGCTGCCAGGGGGAAAGGGTTAATTCAACTTACCGTCCCCACCGGTGGCGGCAAAACACTGGCAAGCCTCCGTTTTGCCCTGCATCATGCCGCCAAGCATGGGATGGACCGCATCATTTACGTTGTCCCTTACACCTCCATAATTGACCAGAATGCCCGTGTTGCCCGGTCCGTGTTTGCCGCACTTGAAAAAAACGGCAGGCAAATCGTGCTGGAGCATCACTCAAATCTTACCCCGGAGCAGGACACCAACGAGAGCAAACTACTGGCTGAGAACTGGAATGTACCCATCATCTATACCACTGCCGTACAATTTCTTGAAACGCTCTTTGCCGCCGGAACCCGAGGTGTACGGCGGCTCCACCAGCTTGCTAATGCCGTTATCATCTTCGACGAAATACAGACCATTCCGATCCGTACGATTCACCTGTTCAACAACGCCATCAATTTTATGGTTGGGCAATGCGGTTCGACAGTCGTGTTTTGCACTGCGACGCAGCCGATTCTGGACAGGGTTGATCCGAAGAAAGGGGCGGCGCGGCTTGCGTCCGATGCGGAGATGATGCCGAACGTGGGCGAACTGTTCCGGGACCTGCATCGTGCCAGGATTGAAGACCACTGCAAAGACACCGGGTGGACGGAAGAGGCGGTGGCGGAAACCGCGCTCCAAGAGCTTGAGTCATCCGGCAGCGTGCTCATCATCGTCAACAAGAAGACCCAGGCAAAGGCGCTCTATCAGCGCCTGCACGACAAGCTGGACCATGTCTATCACCTGAGTACGAGTATGTGTCCCGCTCATCGCACGGCTATCCTCGACAAGGTTAAAGCCTGCCTCAACCCGGAAAATCCGCTACCGGTTATCTGCATCAGTACCCAACTGATAGAAGCCGGTGTTGATGTGGACTTCGGCACGGTGATCCGCTATCTGGCTGGTCTGGACTCTATTGCTCAAGCGGCAGGGCGGTGCAACCGCAATGGTTTGCGAAAGATTGGCAGGGTGTTGATCGTCAATCCGGCAAACGAGGGGCTGGACAGGCTGCCGGAAATCAGGAACGCGCAGGACGTGACAAAGCGGGTGCTGCGCGAGTTCAAGGACAACCCAGACTTCTTCAATCGCGACTTGCAGAGTCCAAAATCCTTGGAGCGTTACTACGATTATTACTTCTTTCAACGTGCCGGAGAAATGGATTTTCCAGTATCTGACAGGGACATTAGGAATATGCCCAGACAACGAGATACTCTTTTGAATCTGCTTTCAAAAAATGAAGACTCCGTCCAAATTTATCTGAATGAGCACAAACAGGCTCCTTCGCTTTATCTCCGCCAATCGTTCATGAGCGCTGCCAGGGCCTTCAAGGCTATCGACTCCCCCTCTCAGGGGGTGATAGTGCCATACGGCGCCGGGGAACGGATCATCGCCGACCTTTCCGCCTCCGGTTTCGATGACAAAGGGCGTCTGCTCAAGGAGGCGCAGAGATATTCGGTTAACCTGTTTCCCTACGAGCTGGAAAAGTTGAAGGAACAACGGCGGCTGTATGAGGTTTGGAGCGGCAGCGGCATCTACTGCCTTGATGAGCGCCATTACAGTGAGGAGTTCGGCGTAAGCATGGAACCGGTTGCAGACATGAAGTTACTCATCGTTTCAGGAGGTGACAATGAAGAGCCGTATTGA
- the tilS gene encoding tRNA lysidine(34) synthetase TilS — MWRKVNSYIRAHRLISPGDTVIVAVSGGADSVALLDVLAGLRSSKLRLIVAHLNHCLRGSESDADEAFVRKLAGGYGVCFVTKAVDVLALSRESKMSLEEAGRVARYRFLKELAINCNARSVAVAHHADDQAETVLMRLIRGAGGSGLRAMTSTTAGLIIRPLLSVTRREIESYLDKKGLGYRTDSSNADLNFLRNRIRHELIPFLRGYNPAITERLATTAVALSEDEKILEAVTATAFANHALVGSGEVSISVAGADMEPRGIRIRMYRQALQQLKGDLSTISAVHLNDVDLLLLSRKPSGKVNLSRGITVMRRYEKLVFSSENYTPPEQYELHVEGPGSYAIPCGGSFTVEFAQAPGTWENISAHVVYLDMDTVPFPWQIRTFRPGDAFSPLGMAGSKKVKNLFIDRKVPLLSRRRIPLFFSGDTLFWVGGVMPSASGRITADTTSVLKLEIVDSTA; from the coding sequence ATGTGGAGAAAGGTTAATAGCTACATAAGGGCACACAGACTTATCAGTCCTGGCGATACGGTTATCGTTGCCGTTTCCGGCGGTGCTGATTCAGTTGCCCTGCTGGATGTGCTTGCCGGCCTCAGGTCATCGAAGCTTCGTCTCATAGTAGCCCACCTCAACCACTGTCTCCGTGGGAGCGAATCTGATGCAGACGAGGCATTTGTCCGCAAATTGGCCGGAGGATACGGCGTTTGCTTCGTGACAAAGGCTGTGGATGTACTTGCTCTTAGCCGAGAGAGTAAGATGTCGCTGGAAGAAGCCGGCCGCGTTGCCCGCTATCGGTTCTTGAAGGAGCTTGCCATAAACTGCAATGCCAGGTCAGTTGCAGTTGCACACCATGCCGACGATCAAGCGGAAACAGTGCTGATGCGGCTTATCAGGGGCGCTGGGGGCAGCGGTTTACGCGCCATGACCTCAACTACTGCCGGCTTGATCATCCGTCCACTGCTTTCGGTTACCCGCAGGGAAATTGAATCATACCTGGACAAAAAGGGGCTTGGCTACCGGACCGACAGCAGCAATGCCGATCTCAATTTCCTCCGCAACCGCATTCGTCATGAATTGATCCCATTCCTCAGGGGTTATAATCCAGCCATTACCGAGCGTCTGGCTACAACCGCCGTTGCTCTCTCCGAAGACGAGAAAATACTGGAGGCAGTTACTGCAACTGCGTTCGCCAACCATGCCTTAGTAGGATCGGGGGAGGTATCAATCTCAGTCGCTGGAGCGGATATGGAACCCAGGGGAATACGCATCCGCATGTATCGGCAGGCACTGCAGCAACTCAAAGGCGATCTGTCAACTATCAGCGCTGTGCATCTCAACGATGTGGACCTTCTTCTTCTCTCACGCAAGCCAAGCGGCAAAGTCAATCTCAGCCGCGGAATTACCGTGATGCGCCGCTACGAAAAGCTTGTCTTCAGCAGTGAGAACTATACACCGCCGGAACAGTATGAACTTCATGTTGAGGGCCCTGGCAGCTATGCCATTCCATGTGGAGGCTCCTTTACAGTTGAATTTGCCCAGGCACCGGGGACCTGGGAAAATATATCGGCGCATGTGGTCTATTTAGATATGGATACAGTGCCTTTCCCCTGGCAAATTCGCACCTTCAGGCCGGGGGATGCATTTTCCCCACTCGGCATGGCCGGGTCAAAAAAAGTCAAGAACCTCTTCATCGATCGCAAGGTACCCCTTCTGTCCCGGCGCCGCATACCGCTGTTCTTTTCCGGTGACACCCTGTTCTGGGTGGGGGGGGTCATGCCGTCAGCCTCAGGCAGGATAACGGCGGATACCACCTCGGTGCTGAAGCTGGAGATTGTTGATTCCACAGCTTAA
- a CDS encoding PAS domain-containing sensor histidine kinase, whose product MSEIVKITKETALPTARGRNITAAKNDGRRKLLLESAIPAMIEAIPDYVLVLDRQYQVLAVNSRLLDAFGIDDPQMLVGLKPGEALHCIHADQNPDGCGSGRHCQKCAAVLSIIESEQTNAQVAKEYRITIDNGQWSALDLEVVVSPLKIGDLQLILFVLKDISAEKRRKVLEQVFFHDVINTAGGIRGMAEVLAKGMLQTAEDEKYYKESMVSLSARLIDEIVYQRHLLAAEKGEFRPDPGMVDVPRLLQEVQTLYANHDVAEGRNLVLNCSTNANIITDAAILRRILGNMVKNALEACGPGETVTLSCTEDEESITFMVNNPGVMSEDVQLQMFQRSFSTKSAEGRGIGTYSIKLFGERYLKGKVSFTSNDKEGTTFSFTIPRYFSMKGDE is encoded by the coding sequence ATGAGTGAGATTGTCAAAATCACAAAAGAGACGGCTTTACCCACCGCCAGAGGCCGCAACATAACCGCCGCCAAGAATGATGGGCGGCGCAAACTGCTTCTTGAAAGCGCCATTCCTGCCATGATCGAGGCGATACCCGATTATGTGCTGGTCCTGGACCGGCAGTACCAGGTGCTGGCCGTGAACAGCCGGCTGCTTGACGCCTTCGGCATCGATGATCCGCAAATGCTCGTCGGCCTTAAGCCTGGCGAGGCGCTGCACTGCATCCATGCCGATCAGAACCCCGATGGTTGCGGCTCCGGCAGGCACTGCCAGAAATGCGCGGCAGTCCTGTCCATTATCGAAAGCGAGCAGACCAATGCCCAGGTGGCGAAGGAATACCGTATTACCATCGATAACGGCCAATGGAGCGCCCTGGATCTTGAAGTGGTTGTTTCTCCCCTGAAAATCGGTGATCTGCAGCTGATCCTTTTCGTTCTGAAGGACATCAGTGCCGAGAAGCGACGGAAGGTGCTGGAACAGGTCTTCTTCCATGATGTGATCAATACGGCGGGAGGGATTCGCGGCATGGCAGAGGTGCTGGCCAAGGGAATGCTGCAGACTGCCGAGGACGAAAAATACTATAAGGAGTCGATGGTAAGCCTCTCTGCCAGACTGATTGATGAGATCGTCTACCAGCGGCACCTGCTTGCTGCGGAAAAGGGGGAGTTCAGGCCGGACCCGGGCATGGTGGATGTGCCAAGGCTGCTGCAGGAGGTGCAAACCCTTTATGCAAACCATGATGTGGCAGAAGGGCGGAACCTGGTGCTGAACTGTTCGACCAATGCCAACATCATCACCGATGCTGCCATTCTGCGACGGATCCTGGGGAATATGGTCAAAAACGCCCTGGAAGCCTGCGGCCCTGGAGAGACGGTTACCCTTTCGTGCACCGAAGACGAGGAGTCCATCACCTTCATGGTCAACAATCCGGGAGTTATGTCAGAGGATGTGCAGCTGCAAATGTTCCAGCGTTCGTTCAGCACCAAGTCGGCCGAAGGGAGAGGTATCGGCACTTACAGCATCAAGCTGTTCGGCGAGCGCTACCTGAAGGGCAAGGTTTCCTTCACCAGCAACGACAAGGAAGGAACGACCTTCAGCTTTACCATTCCCAGATATTTTTCTATGAAGGGGGATGAATAG